The following are from one region of the Mycetohabitans rhizoxinica HKI 454 genome:
- the rlmB gene encoding 23S rRNA (guanosine(2251)-2'-O)-methyltransferase RlmB: MARLKVLYGFHAVTARLRHDSSSIEEVLYDATRRDRRMQDFLQAAQSSGVRLIAADDARLHGLAGTHRHQGVVARATDLPLAQNLAELLDALPGPALLLVLDGVTDPHNLGACLRVADAAGAHAVIAPRDRAVGLNSTAAKVASGAAETVPYITVTNLARTLRELKDAGVWVIGTAGDAQRSLYDIALDGPVALVMGAEGEGMRRLTRETCDDLMHIPMMGSVGSLNVSVASGICLFEAVRQRTGIKN, translated from the coding sequence ATGGCACGTTTAAAAGTTCTTTATGGATTCCACGCGGTCACCGCGCGGCTACGTCACGACTCGTCCAGCATCGAGGAGGTGCTGTACGACGCGACGCGACGCGATCGCCGCATGCAGGATTTTCTGCAAGCGGCGCAATCATCCGGGGTCCGGCTGATTGCCGCCGACGATGCGCGGCTGCACGGGCTGGCCGGCACGCACCGGCACCAGGGTGTCGTCGCACGCGCGACGGATTTGCCGCTTGCGCAAAACCTGGCCGAGTTGCTCGACGCGCTGCCTGGACCCGCGCTGCTACTGGTGCTGGACGGAGTCACCGATCCGCACAACCTTGGCGCGTGCTTGCGCGTGGCCGACGCGGCCGGCGCGCATGCGGTGATTGCGCCACGCGATCGTGCGGTTGGCCTCAATTCGACTGCTGCGAAGGTAGCCAGTGGCGCGGCCGAGACCGTGCCCTACATCACGGTCACCAATCTTGCTCGTACACTGCGTGAATTGAAGGACGCCGGCGTCTGGGTGATCGGTACGGCTGGCGACGCTCAGCGCAGCCTGTACGATATCGCGCTTGATGGTCCGGTCGCGCTGGTCATGGGCGCCGAAGGGGAGGGCATGCGCAGGTTGACGCGTGAGACCTGTGACGACTTGATGCACATCCCGATGATGGGTAGTGTGGGCAGCCTAAATGTGTCGGTTGCCAGCGGCATCTGCCTGTTTGAGGCAGTTAGGCAGCGTACGGGCATTAAAAATTAA
- the rnr gene encoding ribonuclease R, which yields MSKYPYPIPSREEILGVLRTTEQPLAGNDIAEALAIKRQEREGFFKRLGAMERDGQIRLDKRGYYQLTHPSNFVAGRVQGHRDGYGFLIRDDAGVDLFLSNAEMQKVMHNDRVLARVTGYDRRGRPEAHIVEVTERANKRIIGRLLNENGAWIVAPEDKRIGHDILVTQTGKVKPKSGQVVSIELTDFPSRHSQPVGKIVEVLGDIDDPGMEIEIAVRKYGVPHQFSDAALAQAAKLPDDVRAADLRQRVDLRDVPLVTIDGEDARDFDDAVYCEPVRVGRQNGFRLLVAIADVSHYVADGDALDHDALERSTSVYFPRRVIPMLPEKLSNGLCSLNPQVDRCTLVCDMVINASGDIKAYQFYPAVMHSAARLTYTEVAAVLSNTKGPEAARRGALLPHLQNLHAVFKALLLAREKRGAIDFDTTETYIACNAQGKIEQILPRQRNDAHKLIEECMLAANVCAADFLKRNKHPALYRVHAGPTDEKLANLRAFLRGFGLTLGGGDKPHANDYAALMKQVRDRSDAMMLQTMLLRSMQQAVYSPDNIGHFGLAYDAYAHFTSPIRRYPDLLTHRAIRAILAGKQYQPHAAGDVKLNTSLAPHARALQRDDERARSRDAIWEALGLHCSANERRADEASRDVEAWLKCYFMRDKLGEEYGGMVSSVTPFGIFVQLDSLFIEGLVHVTELGADYFQYDEIKNELRGERTGIRYRLSERVRVQVSRVDLDARKIDLRLVREVSAKSPLRAAPRNVAADEASGCAPRVQPLASVDSGPRGETAASAPSAPINDARGAAKAAAKKRLPAGAGANGRVRGKKR from the coding sequence TTGAGCAAATACCCCTATCCGATTCCTAGCCGCGAAGAAATTCTCGGCGTACTGCGCACGACCGAACAGCCGCTTGCCGGCAATGACATTGCCGAAGCACTCGCGATCAAGCGCCAGGAGCGCGAAGGGTTTTTCAAGCGCCTCGGCGCGATGGAGCGCGATGGCCAGATCAGGCTCGACAAGCGCGGTTATTACCAGCTCACGCATCCGTCGAACTTTGTCGCTGGCCGGGTTCAGGGCCATCGCGACGGCTACGGCTTCCTGATTCGCGACGATGCCGGTGTTGACCTATTCTTGTCCAATGCAGAGATGCAGAAGGTCATGCACAACGACCGAGTGCTCGCGCGCGTGACGGGTTATGACCGGCGCGGCCGTCCGGAGGCCCACATTGTTGAAGTCACCGAGCGGGCGAACAAGCGAATCATCGGCCGGTTGCTGAACGAGAACGGTGCATGGATCGTTGCGCCGGAGGACAAGCGGATCGGCCATGACATCCTTGTGACGCAGACGGGCAAGGTCAAGCCCAAGTCCGGCCAGGTCGTCTCGATCGAGTTAACAGACTTCCCGAGCCGTCATTCGCAGCCGGTCGGCAAGATCGTCGAGGTGCTGGGCGACATCGACGATCCTGGCATGGAAATCGAGATCGCCGTGCGCAAGTATGGCGTGCCGCACCAGTTCTCGGACGCGGCGCTCGCGCAGGCGGCCAAGCTGCCCGACGACGTGCGTGCGGCCGATCTACGTCAGCGCGTGGATTTGCGCGATGTGCCGCTCGTGACGATCGATGGCGAGGACGCTCGTGATTTTGACGACGCCGTGTATTGCGAGCCGGTCCGCGTCGGCAGGCAAAACGGCTTTCGGCTGCTCGTGGCGATCGCCGACGTGTCGCACTACGTGGCCGACGGTGACGCGCTTGATCATGACGCGCTCGAGCGCAGCACGTCGGTGTATTTCCCGCGCCGCGTGATTCCGATGCTGCCCGAGAAGCTGTCCAACGGGCTGTGCTCGCTGAATCCGCAGGTGGATCGCTGCACGCTCGTCTGCGACATGGTGATCAATGCGAGTGGCGACATCAAGGCATACCAGTTCTATCCGGCAGTGATGCACTCGGCGGCGCGGCTCACATACACCGAGGTGGCCGCGGTCTTATCGAACACGAAGGGTCCCGAGGCGGCGCGGCGCGGCGCGTTGCTGCCGCATCTGCAAAACCTGCATGCGGTGTTTAAGGCGTTGCTGCTGGCACGCGAAAAACGCGGCGCGATCGATTTTGACACGACCGAGACATACATCGCGTGCAATGCGCAAGGCAAGATTGAGCAGATTCTGCCGCGCCAGCGCAACGACGCACACAAGCTGATCGAGGAGTGTATGCTCGCGGCGAACGTGTGCGCGGCCGACTTCCTAAAACGCAACAAGCATCCCGCGTTGTATCGGGTACATGCGGGGCCGACCGACGAGAAACTGGCGAATCTGCGCGCGTTCCTGCGCGGTTTCGGGCTGACACTGGGCGGCGGCGACAAGCCGCACGCGAACGATTATGCGGCGCTGATGAAGCAGGTGCGAGACCGGTCCGACGCGATGATGCTGCAGACGATGCTGCTGCGCTCGATGCAGCAAGCCGTCTACAGTCCCGACAATATCGGACACTTCGGTCTCGCGTACGACGCGTATGCACACTTTACCAGTCCGATCCGACGTTATCCAGACTTGCTCACGCACCGTGCGATCCGCGCGATTCTGGCGGGCAAGCAGTACCAACCTCATGCCGCCGGCGACGTCAAGCTCAATACGTCGCTGGCGCCTCATGCGCGTGCCTTGCAGCGTGATGACGAACGCGCGCGTTCGCGCGACGCGATCTGGGAGGCGCTTGGCCTGCATTGCTCGGCCAATGAACGCCGTGCCGACGAGGCATCGCGCGACGTCGAGGCATGGCTGAAGTGCTACTTCATGCGCGACAAGCTTGGCGAAGAATACGGCGGAATGGTCAGCAGCGTGACACCATTCGGTATTTTCGTGCAGCTTGACTCACTGTTCATCGAGGGGTTGGTCCACGTCACCGAACTTGGCGCCGACTATTTCCAGTACGACGAGATCAAAAACGAATTGCGCGGCGAGCGTACCGGGATACGGTATCGCCTGTCCGAGCGCGTGCGTGTGCAAGTCAGTCGTGTCGACCTGGATGCGCGCAAGATCGATCTTCGCCTGGTGCGCGAAGTGTCGGCTAAGTCGCCGTTGCGCGCAGCCCCGCGCAACGTGGCCGCTGACGAGGCGAGCGGCTGTGCCCCGCGGGTGCAGCCACTTGCTTCAGTGGACAGCGGCCCGCGCGGTGAGACGGCGGCGTCTGCGCCGAGCGCGCCTATCAACGACGCACGCGGCGCGGCTAAGGCTGCCGCGAAGAAACGTCTGCCGGCCGGCGCTGGCGCAAATGGACGGGTGCGCGGCAAGAAACGGTAG
- the rpiA gene encoding ribose-5-phosphate isomerase RpiA, giving the protein MTQAELKQLVGHAAADYVNTHVPEGAVIGVGTGSTANCFIDALASSRDRYRGAVSSSVATTNRLLSHGFRVFELGDVESLPVYVDGADEIDPHGAMIKGGGGALTREKIVASVADVFVCIADGSKLVPTLGTFPLPVEVVPMARVAVARRIAQLTAGTPVLRLTHDGAPFMTDNGNEILDVKALAIDDPVALERDMNQWPGVVTVGLFAARGADLCLVGTEHGVQRIDYARR; this is encoded by the coding sequence ATGACTCAAGCAGAACTCAAGCAGCTCGTTGGCCACGCGGCGGCCGATTATGTGAACACTCACGTACCAGAAGGGGCGGTAATCGGTGTCGGGACCGGCTCAACCGCGAATTGCTTCATCGATGCGCTTGCTAGCAGCCGGGACCGGTATCGCGGGGCAGTATCGAGTTCCGTTGCGACGACGAACCGGCTGCTGTCGCATGGGTTTCGCGTATTCGAGTTAGGCGATGTCGAATCGTTGCCCGTCTACGTGGACGGTGCGGACGAGATCGATCCGCATGGCGCGATGATCAAGGGCGGTGGTGGGGCATTGACGCGCGAGAAGATCGTCGCATCGGTCGCCGACGTATTCGTGTGTATCGCGGATGGCAGCAAACTAGTGCCAACGCTCGGCACATTCCCGTTACCGGTCGAAGTCGTGCCAATGGCACGCGTGGCGGTGGCACGTCGCATCGCCCAGTTGACCGCTGGCACGCCGGTGTTGAGGCTCACGCACGACGGTGCACCATTCATGACCGACAACGGCAATGAAATTCTCGACGTCAAGGCACTGGCCATCGACGATCCCGTTGCGCTGGAGCGCGACATGAATCAATGGCCGGGCGTGGTGACCGTCGGGCTGTTCGCTGCGCGCGGTGCCGACCTGTGCCTGGTCGGCACCGAGCACGGCGTGCAGCGCATCGATTACGCGCGGCGCTAA
- a CDS encoding MipA/OmpV family protein — MALTLYTAPTQAQTPSPLGEWQYSAGIALQKLYVSSTPEWETRLGIGTTFKPRYDGENRYHTLVGPSVDMRYRDLAFLSTGEGIGVNVLRGPNWRISVAAAYDLGRRGHDDPSRLNGLGNISPAPEMKIAAEYAVSKQFPLVLRGVATRSFGGSNGWWFDLGTYMPLPGSSETFYWFAGPSVTFADAKYMNSWFGVNPDQAAQSGYRRYDARAGLKSAGFGITMVYFVNKHWFVSADGAFKRMLGSAADSPITRSRLNGVCDVSINYQF, encoded by the coding sequence ATGGCATTGACGCTTTACACCGCGCCGACGCAGGCACAGACGCCGTCGCCGCTAGGCGAATGGCAGTACTCGGCCGGTATTGCACTGCAAAAACTGTACGTGTCGTCTACCCCAGAATGGGAGACGAGGCTTGGCATCGGCACGACATTCAAGCCGCGCTATGACGGTGAGAACCGATATCACACATTGGTCGGCCCGAGCGTGGATATGCGTTATCGCGACCTTGCGTTCTTATCGACCGGCGAAGGTATCGGCGTTAATGTACTGCGCGGGCCGAACTGGCGTATCAGTGTCGCCGCGGCGTACGACCTGGGCCGGCGCGGCCACGATGACCCTTCGCGGCTCAATGGGCTGGGCAACATCAGCCCGGCGCCGGAGATGAAAATCGCTGCGGAGTACGCGGTATCGAAACAATTTCCGCTGGTGCTGCGCGGCGTGGCCACGCGCAGCTTCGGCGGCTCGAATGGCTGGTGGTTCGATCTAGGCACCTATATGCCGTTGCCCGGCAGTTCGGAGACGTTCTACTGGTTCGCGGGTCCGTCAGTGACCTTCGCGGACGCAAAGTACATGAACAGCTGGTTTGGTGTCAATCCGGACCAAGCCGCGCAGTCCGGATACCGTCGATACGACGCGCGTGCCGGACTGAAGTCTGCGGGTTTTGGTATCACAATGGTCTACTTCGTGAACAAACATTGGTTCGTCAGCGCTGACGGCGCCTTCAAGCGCATGCTTGGCAGCGCAGCAGACAGTCCAATTACCCGCTCGCGGCTCAACGGCGTCTGTGACGTGTCGATTAACTACCAGTTCTGA
- a CDS encoding ferritin-like domain-containing protein, whose product MTSPREHMIDWLKDAYAMEQHAESMLKAQTSRLEHYPKLKQRIEQHIDETMSQQRLLEQCLDRLNSSPSTIKNLAARAAAFGQALGGMTVTDEVVKGGMAGYVFEHIEIAAYTALIAAARAAGDVETQRCCEQILPQEVEMARWLHDNLPEVVTAFLARSAGERDDAKR is encoded by the coding sequence ATGACAAGCCCACGCGAACATATGATTGATTGGCTGAAGGACGCCTATGCGATGGAGCAGCATGCCGAGTCGATGCTCAAGGCGCAAACTTCGAGACTGGAACATTACCCCAAGCTCAAGCAGCGCATCGAGCAGCACATTGACGAGACGATGTCCCAGCAAAGGCTGCTCGAGCAGTGCCTGGACCGATTGAACAGCAGCCCATCGACGATTAAGAACCTTGCCGCCCGGGCTGCCGCATTTGGGCAAGCGCTCGGCGGGATGACCGTCACCGATGAGGTGGTCAAGGGCGGCATGGCTGGCTATGTATTCGAGCATATCGAGATTGCCGCGTACACGGCATTGATCGCGGCCGCCCGTGCGGCCGGCGACGTCGAGACGCAACGTTGTTGCGAGCAGATTCTGCCCCAGGAGGTCGAGATGGCGCGTTGGCTGCACGACAACCTGCCAGAAGTCGTGACCGCCTTCTTGGCCCGTTCCGCGGGCGAGCGCGACGACGCGAAGCGTTGA
- a CDS encoding Rpn family recombination-promoting nuclease/putative transposase has product MKRSSTMTPHDALFKQFLTHPETARDFLSLHLPTQWLAQCDLDTLRLESGSFVEEDLRAYYSDVLWSLQTRQGDGYVYALIEHQSRPERHMAFRLIRYAIAAMQRHLEAGHDQLPLVIPLLFYHGQVSPYPYSMRWLDSFEVPELASQLYAGGFPLVDVTVIPDDEIITHRRMAMLELLQKHIRQRDLATLVEQLASLLLAGYTTHEQLVSLMHYMLQWGDTTDPERFIRELALRSPQHEEVLMTIAQKLEQKGLERGRMLGREEGREKGREEGHKEAALKIARTLLANGLERETVKRMTGLSEADMKQICH; this is encoded by the coding sequence ATGAAACGCTCCTCGACGATGACGCCGCACGATGCGCTCTTCAAGCAGTTCCTCACGCATCCGGAAACCGCGCGGGATTTTTTAAGCCTGCATTTGCCCACGCAGTGGTTGGCGCAGTGCGACCTGGACACGTTGCGTCTGGAGTCGGGCAGCTTTGTGGAAGAAGATCTACGTGCCTACTATTCGGACGTGCTGTGGTCGCTGCAGACCCGGCAGGGCGATGGCTATGTCTATGCGCTGATCGAGCATCAAAGTCGGCCGGAGCGTCATATGGCGTTTCGGCTAATACGTTACGCGATAGCCGCCATGCAGCGCCATCTAGAGGCCGGTCATGACCAGTTACCGCTGGTGATTCCGCTGCTGTTTTATCACGGGCAGGTCAGTCCGTATCCGTACTCGATGCGGTGGCTGGATAGCTTCGAGGTGCCTGAGTTGGCGTCGCAGCTGTATGCGGGAGGCTTTCCATTGGTGGATGTCACGGTGATTCCGGATGATGAAATCATCACGCATCGACGCATGGCGATGCTGGAATTGCTGCAAAAGCATATCCGGCAACGCGATTTGGCGACCCTGGTAGAGCAACTGGCAAGCCTGTTGCTCGCAGGGTACACTACGCATGAGCAATTGGTGTCGCTGATGCATTATATGCTGCAGTGGGGCGACACGACGGATCCGGAGCGATTTATCCGAGAATTGGCGCTCCGTTCCCCGCAACACGAGGAGGTTTTGATGACGATTGCACAGAAGCTCGAGCAAAAAGGCCTGGAGCGCGGCCGGATGCTGGGACGCGAAGAAGGTCGTGAAAAAGGCCGTGAAGAAGGGCACAAGGAAGCTGCGCTAAAGATCGCGCGCACGTTGCTAGCAAACGGCTTGGAGCGCGAAACGGTCAAGCGTATGACGGGCTTGTCCGAAGCCGACATGAAGCAGATTTGCCACTAA